From Vibrio artabrorum, a single genomic window includes:
- the mdh gene encoding malate dehydrogenase: protein MKVAVIGAAGGIGQALALLLKNRLPAGSDLALYDIAPVTPGVAADLSHIPTPVSIKGYAGEDPTPALEGADVVLISAGVARKPGMDRADLFNVNAGIVKSLAEKIAVVCPNACVGIITNPVNTTVPIAAEVLKKAGVYDKRRLFGITTLDVIRSETFVAELKDKDPGDIRVPVIGGHSGVTILPLLSQVEGVEFTDEEIAALTTRIQNAGTEVVEAKAGGGSATLSMGQAACRFGLALVKALQGEENVIECAYVEGEGEHAPFFAQPVKLGKEGAEAILSYGELSDFERNALDSMLETLNGDIEIGVEFAK from the coding sequence ATGAAAGTAGCTGTTATTGGTGCCGCTGGTGGCATCGGTCAAGCCCTAGCCCTATTACTTAAGAATCGTCTACCTGCTGGTTCAGATCTTGCTCTTTATGACATTGCACCGGTAACACCGGGTGTTGCTGCCGATCTTAGCCATATTCCAACGCCTGTTTCGATCAAAGGTTATGCAGGTGAAGATCCAACACCGGCACTAGAAGGTGCGGATGTGGTGTTGATCTCTGCGGGTGTGGCGCGTAAACCGGGTATGGATCGCGCTGATCTTTTCAATGTAAATGCTGGTATTGTTAAATCCCTTGCAGAAAAAATTGCAGTTGTATGTCCAAACGCTTGCGTAGGTATTATCACGAACCCTGTAAACACAACGGTGCCAATTGCGGCTGAAGTACTGAAGAAAGCGGGCGTTTACGACAAGCGTCGTCTATTTGGTATTACCACTCTTGATGTCATTCGTTCTGAAACGTTCGTTGCTGAACTAAAAGACAAAGATCCAGGCGACATCCGTGTTCCTGTTATCGGTGGTCACTCAGGCGTAACGATTCTTCCTCTCCTTTCTCAAGTTGAAGGCGTCGAGTTCACTGACGAGGAAATCGCAGCATTAACGACTCGTATCCAAAATGCAGGTACGGAAGTCGTCGAAGCGAAAGCGGGTGGCGGTAGTGCGACACTGTCTATGGGTCAAGCAGCTTGTCGTTTTGGTCTTGCTCTAGTGAAAGCGCTTCAAGGTGAAGAGAACGTGATTGAATGTGCATACGTTGAAGGTGAAGGCGAACACGCCCCATTCTTCGCTCAACCCGTTAAACTAGGCAAAGAGGGGGCAGAAGCGATCCTTAGCTACGGTGAACTGAGTGACTTTGAGCGTAACGCATTAGACAGCATGCTGGAAACGTTAAATGGTGATATTGAGATTGGTGTAGAATTCGCGAAATAA